A window of the Haloarcula litorea genome harbors these coding sequences:
- a CDS encoding phenylalanine--tRNA ligase subunit alpha, translated as MKRPQAQVAVLQAADAQEDRRIDEVAEAAGIKPEAATRAAFELEDDGLVVVSEEAVAHYDLTDEGREYVRESLPEQDLYEAALDAGADESPVSMGDVIGAAGLDGGAVDIALSNYARKGYGTIDSGAITADPDADAGRDPEMHALEAVADGRVADADDDALDQLERRGLVDVREETVRSVRLTDDGVTALMEGVEAAETVDQLTPELLTSGEWDDVEFTEYNVEADAEDVPHGKEHILRQTANRVKDTLVGMGFQEMAGPHVDAQFWINDCLFMPQDHPARTHWDQFALSQPDEIKELPEDLVERVRSAHRDGVGPDGEGYHSPWTEEVARGLDLRGHTTSLSMRYLSGHEIGELEPPQRFFSVEKVYRNDTLDPTHLLEFFQIEGWVMAEDLSVRDLMGTFTEFYEQFGITDLEFKPHYNPYTEPSFELFGTHPETGEVVEVGNSGIFRDEVLEPLGVDCDVMAWGLSLERLLMLMYGFEDIRDVHGTLCDLELLRETEVMH; from the coding sequence ATGAAACGACCACAGGCACAGGTGGCCGTCCTGCAGGCCGCCGACGCACAGGAGGACAGACGGATCGACGAGGTGGCCGAGGCGGCCGGCATCAAGCCGGAGGCCGCGACACGCGCGGCCTTCGAGCTCGAAGACGACGGGCTCGTCGTCGTCAGCGAGGAGGCGGTCGCCCACTACGACCTGACCGACGAGGGCCGCGAGTACGTCCGGGAGAGCCTCCCCGAACAGGACCTCTACGAGGCCGCACTCGACGCCGGGGCCGACGAGTCGCCCGTCTCGATGGGCGACGTCATCGGCGCGGCCGGCCTCGACGGCGGGGCCGTCGACATCGCGCTGTCGAACTACGCCCGGAAGGGGTACGGGACCATCGACAGCGGCGCGATCACGGCCGACCCCGACGCCGACGCCGGCCGCGACCCGGAGATGCACGCGCTGGAGGCCGTCGCCGACGGCCGGGTCGCGGACGCCGACGACGACGCGCTGGACCAGTTGGAGCGGCGCGGGCTGGTCGACGTCCGCGAGGAGACGGTCCGGTCGGTGCGGCTGACCGACGACGGCGTCACGGCGCTGATGGAGGGCGTCGAGGCCGCCGAGACGGTCGACCAGCTCACGCCCGAACTGCTGACCAGCGGCGAGTGGGACGACGTCGAGTTCACCGAGTACAACGTCGAGGCCGACGCCGAGGACGTCCCCCACGGGAAAGAGCACATCCTCCGGCAGACCGCCAACCGGGTGAAGGACACGCTGGTCGGGATGGGGTTCCAGGAGATGGCGGGTCCCCACGTCGACGCGCAGTTCTGGATCAACGACTGTCTCTTCATGCCCCAGGACCACCCGGCCCGGACCCACTGGGACCAGTTCGCGCTCTCCCAGCCCGACGAGATCAAGGAGCTCCCCGAGGACCTGGTCGAACGGGTCCGCTCGGCCCACCGGGACGGGGTCGGCCCCGACGGCGAGGGGTACCACTCGCCGTGGACCGAGGAGGTCGCGCGGGGGCTGGACCTGCGGGGCCACACCACCTCGCTGTCGATGCGGTACCTCTCGGGCCACGAGATCGGCGAACTGGAGCCGCCACAGCGGTTCTTCAGCGTCGAGAAGGTGTACCGCAACGACACGCTGGACCCGACCCACCTGCTGGAGTTCTTCCAGATCGAGGGGTGGGTGATGGCCGAGGACCTCTCCGTGCGTGACCTGATGGGGACGTTCACGGAGTTCTACGAGCAGTTCGGCATCACCGACCTGGAGTTCAAACCGCACTACAACCCCTACACCGAACCGAGCTTCGAGCTGTTCGGCACCCACCCGGAGACCGGCGAGGTCGTCGAGGTCGGCAACTCCGGCATCTTCCGCGACGAGGTGCTGGAGCCGCTCGGCGTCGACTGCGACGTGATGGCGTGGGGGCTCTCGCTGGAGCGGCTACTGATGCTCATGTACGGCTTCGAGGACATCCGCGACGTGCACGGGACGCTGTGTGACCTGGAACTGCTTCGCGAGACGGAGGTGATGCACTGA
- the pheT gene encoding phenylalanine--tRNA ligase subunit beta, with protein MPVVDVDPDELRHLTGHDEKSDEELRSDLFDLGLEFEGWTEDDEFQLEFAPDRLDRLSVEGVARSLRYHYGDDRGVYVPSTNDAEWTIEVEDQPEGRPYVTGAVVRGLDMDEEALESLIQLQEKLHATMGRQRAKGAIGVHDLTMLKGEARTGAVDSSDDEVGDVDAGTTGKSITYTSVDPDEARFVPLDADAEMTPAEVMASHETGQTYGDLVAEFDRVPAIYDAIGLFSFPPVINGRRTEVSEDSRDLFVEMTGTDQWTIDRMLTIVCYALAARGGTVERVNVEYADDAPGEYAGRTLDRPDFAVRTKTVTHARIESILGVELAASEVVDYAERAGLDATETETDDGDPAYEVEIPPYRVDVLHPLDVVDDIGRALGFNSLEPTYPDVSTVGGRHERSRLEDAARDTLVGLGFEDLLNFHMTNEEENFERMGLSAPETDDAVGAADPVTIREPYSEDYTILRTWALPSLLMVLENNTHRSYPQDLAEIGLAAHLDDDENTGVAERRTVAGVLARTDASYEDAKARLQAIAEAFDVDLHTPATTHPSFIDGRAAEVVLDGESVGVVGEIHPKVLVEHDLELPVAAFEFRLDALS; from the coding sequence ATGCCCGTCGTCGACGTCGATCCCGACGAGCTGCGCCACCTGACCGGTCACGACGAGAAGAGCGACGAGGAACTGCGCTCGGACCTGTTCGACCTCGGCCTGGAGTTCGAGGGCTGGACCGAGGACGACGAGTTCCAGCTGGAGTTCGCGCCCGACCGACTCGACCGCCTCTCCGTCGAGGGCGTCGCCCGGTCGCTGCGGTACCACTACGGCGACGACCGCGGGGTGTACGTCCCCTCGACCAACGACGCCGAGTGGACCATCGAGGTCGAGGACCAGCCCGAGGGCCGCCCCTACGTCACCGGGGCCGTCGTCCGCGGGCTCGATATGGACGAGGAGGCCCTGGAGTCGCTCATCCAACTGCAGGAGAAGCTCCACGCGACGATGGGCCGCCAGCGCGCGAAGGGAGCAATCGGCGTCCACGACCTGACGATGCTGAAAGGCGAGGCGCGCACGGGGGCGGTCGACTCGTCGGACGACGAGGTCGGCGACGTCGACGCCGGGACGACCGGCAAGTCCATCACCTACACAAGCGTCGACCCCGACGAGGCGCGGTTCGTGCCGCTGGACGCCGACGCCGAGATGACGCCGGCCGAGGTGATGGCGTCCCACGAGACCGGCCAGACCTACGGCGACCTCGTGGCCGAGTTCGACCGGGTACCGGCGATCTACGACGCCATCGGCCTGTTCTCGTTCCCGCCGGTGATCAACGGCCGCCGCACCGAGGTCAGCGAGGACTCCCGGGACCTGTTCGTCGAGATGACCGGCACCGATCAGTGGACGATCGACCGGATGCTCACGATCGTCTGCTACGCGCTGGCGGCCCGCGGCGGCACGGTCGAGCGCGTGAACGTCGAGTACGCCGACGACGCTCCCGGGGAGTACGCCGGCCGCACGCTCGACCGGCCGGACTTCGCCGTCCGGACGAAGACGGTCACCCACGCCCGCATCGAGTCGATCCTCGGCGTGGAACTGGCCGCCAGCGAGGTGGTCGACTACGCCGAGCGGGCCGGTCTCGACGCCACGGAGACGGAGACCGACGACGGCGACCCCGCATACGAGGTGGAGATCCCGCCCTACCGCGTCGACGTGCTCCACCCGCTGGACGTCGTCGACGACATCGGTCGCGCCCTGGGGTTCAACAGCCTCGAACCGACCTACCCGGACGTCTCGACGGTCGGGGGCCGCCACGAGCGCTCCCGGCTGGAGGACGCCGCCCGCGACACGCTCGTCGGGCTGGGCTTCGAGGACCTGCTGAACTTCCACATGACAAACGAGGAAGAGAACTTCGAGCGGATGGGGCTGTCGGCCCCGGAGACCGACGACGCCGTCGGCGCGGCCGATCCGGTCACCATCCGGGAGCCCTACAGCGAGGACTACACGATCCTCCGGACGTGGGCGCTCCCCTCGCTGCTGATGGTCCTGGAGAACAACACCCACCGCAGCTACCCGCAGGACCTCGCCGAGATCGGGCTGGCCGCCCACCTCGACGACGACGAGAACACCGGCGTCGCCGAGCGCCGGACCGTCGCCGGCGTCCTCGCGCGCACCGACGCCTCCTACGAGGACGCGAAGGCCCGCCTGCAGGCCATCGCCGAGGCCTTCGACGTCGACCTGCACACCCCCGCGACGACCCACCCGTCGTTCATCGACGGCCGCGCGGCCGAGGTCGTCCTCGACGGCGAGTCGGTCGGCGTCGTCGGCGAGATCCACCCCAAGGTCCTCGTCGAGCACGACCTGGAGCTGCCGGTCGCGGCCTTCGAGTTCCGGCTGGACGCCCTGTCGTAG
- a CDS encoding RDD family protein produces MAESTRTLHVASWDDRFLAWLLDVVLVGAILAGLQQTAGVFALVTGSLSLTASFTGLNGVALFVYWTALEGARGQSAGKIVMDIAVADERGDPIGYGTAAIESFGKAFLLPLDVLVGWLAYEEEGLRLFNRLSGTIVVETDDDEHRPDDVEYVYPSER; encoded by the coding sequence ATGGCAGAGTCGACCCGAACCCTCCACGTCGCGTCCTGGGACGACCGCTTCCTCGCGTGGCTCCTCGACGTCGTCCTCGTCGGCGCGATCCTGGCGGGGCTCCAGCAGACCGCCGGCGTGTTCGCCCTGGTGACCGGCAGCCTCTCGCTGACCGCGTCGTTCACCGGGCTGAACGGCGTCGCACTGTTCGTGTACTGGACCGCCCTGGAGGGGGCGCGCGGCCAGTCGGCGGGCAAGATCGTGATGGACATCGCGGTGGCCGACGAGCGCGGCGACCCGATCGGCTACGGGACGGCCGCCATCGAGAGCTTCGGGAAGGCGTTCCTGCTGCCGCTGGACGTGCTCGTCGGCTGGCTCGCGTACGAGGAGGAGGGGCTGCGCCTGTTCAACAGGCTCTCCGGGACCATCGTCGTCGAGACCGACGACGACGAGCACCGGCCGGACGACGTGGAGTACGTCTACCCCAGCGAGCGGTGA
- a CDS encoding quinone-dependent dihydroorotate dehydrogenase has translation MRLYDITKPLLFSLPAETAHGGVHALLRAVDGTAIADAMARRYTVADDRLAVDAFGHTFDNPVGVAAGFDKNATVPSALAALGFGFAEVGGVTAEPQTGNARPRMFRLREDEGIVNRMGLNNDGAAVVGERLAAADPPFPVGVNIAKTEHVDTAGAPADYRETYERVAAGGDFFVVNVSCPNSEGFEELQNRDAMAAILGELQDAGAAPLLVKLSPDLPAPAVEDALDLVTELGLDGVVATNTTTDRPEGLRSPNASERGGLSGKPIERRATEMVRFVAERVDVPVVGVGGVFTAEDAYRKIRAGASLVQLYTGLVYRGPGIAREINEGLLDLLERDGFDGVADAVGADL, from the coding sequence ATGAGACTCTACGACATCACGAAGCCGCTCCTGTTCTCGCTACCGGCGGAGACCGCCCACGGCGGCGTCCACGCGCTGCTCCGGGCGGTCGACGGCACGGCGATCGCCGACGCGATGGCGCGCCGATACACCGTCGCGGACGACCGGCTGGCCGTCGACGCGTTCGGGCACACCTTCGACAATCCCGTCGGCGTCGCCGCCGGGTTCGACAAGAACGCGACCGTCCCGTCCGCGCTGGCCGCGCTCGGCTTCGGTTTCGCCGAGGTCGGCGGCGTCACCGCCGAGCCACAGACGGGCAACGCGCGGCCGCGGATGTTCCGCCTGCGCGAGGACGAGGGGATCGTCAACCGGATGGGACTGAACAACGACGGCGCGGCGGTCGTCGGCGAGCGGCTCGCGGCCGCCGACCCGCCGTTCCCCGTCGGCGTCAACATCGCAAAGACCGAACACGTCGACACGGCCGGCGCGCCGGCGGACTACCGCGAGACCTACGAGCGGGTCGCCGCCGGCGGCGACTTCTTCGTCGTGAACGTCTCCTGCCCCAACTCGGAGGGGTTCGAGGAGCTCCAGAACCGCGACGCGATGGCGGCCATCCTCGGTGAACTGCAGGACGCCGGTGCAGCCCCGCTGCTCGTCAAGCTCTCGCCGGACCTCCCGGCTCCCGCCGTCGAGGACGCGCTGGACCTCGTGACCGAACTCGGGCTCGACGGCGTCGTCGCGACGAACACGACCACCGACCGCCCCGAGGGGCTGCGCTCGCCCAACGCCAGCGAACGGGGCGGGCTCTCGGGCAAGCCCATCGAGCGCCGGGCGACGGAGATGGTCCGGTTCGTCGCCGAGCGCGTCGACGTCCCCGTGGTCGGTGTCGGTGGCGTCTTCACCGCGGAGGACGCCTACCGGAAGATCCGCGCCGGCGCGTCGCTCGTCCAGCTGTACACCGGGCTGGTCTACCGCGGGCCGGGCATCGCCCGGGAGATCAACGAGGGGTTGCTCGACCTGCTGGAGCGGGACGGGTTCGACGGCGTCGCGGACGCGGTCGGCGCGGACCTGTGA
- a CDS encoding non-histone chromosomal MC1 family protein — translation MARDSDKRNFALREDDDESSVFSGGTPRQAALKAARRLEPADSEDDADRQEIRLREKGTHKVHIYEAWAWVEEAPDDKPDWMPGDITKGNVSKQGVEHLDEI, via the coding sequence ATGGCACGCGACAGCGACAAGCGCAACTTCGCGCTCCGTGAGGATGACGACGAATCGAGCGTCTTCTCGGGCGGGACTCCACGACAGGCCGCACTGAAGGCGGCCCGGCGGCTGGAGCCGGCCGACAGCGAAGACGACGCCGACCGACAGGAGATCCGTCTCCGGGAGAAGGGGACCCACAAGGTCCACATCTACGAGGCGTGGGCGTGGGTCGAGGAGGCTCCCGACGACAAACCCGACTGGATGCCCGGCGACATCACCAAGGGGAACGTCTCCAAGCAGGGCGTCGAACATCTCGACGAGATCTGA